In Scatophagus argus isolate fScaArg1 chromosome 5, fScaArg1.pri, whole genome shotgun sequence, a genomic segment contains:
- the mlnr gene encoding growth hormone secretagogue receptor type 1 produces the protein MPWTRPQVDLHAGAAEAMDQYNTEEHHHYEGSLFPTSTLIPVTVICILIFIIGVTGNTMTILIIQHFKDMKTTTNLYLSSMAVSDLIIFLCLPFDLYRLWKYVPWLFGEAVCRFYHYIFEGCTSATILHITALSIERYLAISFPLRSKVVVTRRRVQYIILALWGFALVSAAPTLFLVGVEYDNDTHPDYNTGQCKHTSYAISSGQLHIMLWVSTTYFFCPMLCLIFLYGSIGCKLWKSKNDLQGPCALARERSHRQTVKILVVVVLAFIICWLPYHIGRNLFAQVDDYDTAMLSQNFNMASMVLCYLSASINPVVYNLMSRKYRAAAKRLFLLHQRPRQAHHGQRQLSVVDHISTLNESLTGV, from the exons ATGCCCTGGACCAGACCCCAAGTGGACCTTCATGCTGGTGCAGCAGAGGCCATGGACCAGTACAACACAGAAGAACACCACCACTACGAGGGCTCCCTGttccccacctccaccctcatCCCAGTCACCGTCATCTGCATCCTCATCTTTATCATCGGGGTGACGGGCAACACCATGACCATCCTCATCATCCAACACTTTAAGGACATGAAGACCACCACAAACCTCTACCTGTCAAGCATGGCGGTGTCCGacctcatcatcttcctctgccTGCCCTTCGACCTCTACCGCCTGTGGAAGTATGTGCCCTGGCTGTTTGGGGAGGCGGTGTGCCGCTTCTATCACTACATCTTTGAGGGCTGCACCTCGGCCACCATCCTTCACATCACGGCATTGAGCATCGAACGCTACCTGGCCATCAGCTTCCCCCTCAGGAGCAAGGTGGTGGTGACCAGACGCAGGGTGCAGTACATCATCCTCGCCTTGTGGGGTTTCGCTCTGGTTTCTGCAGCTCCCACTCTCTTTCTGGTCGGGGTGGAGTATGACAATGACACACACCCGGACTACAACACGGGGCAGTGCAAGCACACCAGCTACGCCATCAGCTCGGGGCAGCTGCACATCATGCTCTGGGTGTCCACCACCTACTTTTTCTGCCCGATGCTCTGCCTCATCTTCCTCTACGGCTCCATCGGGTGCAAACTGtggaaaagcaaaaatgatCTGCAGGGCCCCTGTGCTTTGGCCCGTGAAAGGTCACACAGGCAAACGGTGAAGATCCTGG tggtggtggtgctggccTTCATTATCTGCTGGCTGCCCTACCACATCGGCAGGAACCTCTTCGCCCAGGTGGACGACTACGACACGGCCATGCTGAGCCAGAACTTCAACATGGCTTCCATGGTGCTCTGCTACCTCAGCGCTTCCATCAATCCTGTTGTCTACAACCTCATGTCAAGGAAGTACAGGGCTGCAGCCAAACGCCTCTTCCTGCTGCACCAGAGGCCCAGACAAGCCCACCATGGCCAGAGACAGCTCAGTGTGGTCGACCACATCTCCACCCTGAACGAAAGCTTGACTGGGGTCTGA
- the zgc:153184 gene encoding LOW QUALITY PROTEIN: capZ-interacting protein (The sequence of the model RefSeq protein was modified relative to this genomic sequence to represent the inferred CDS: deleted 1 base in 1 codon) — protein sequence MRVKVVRSSLSSMRLFGSRYKHGAALRPSRSSSVFSQPAPGTSLQEAETEQEEGTISGAFPRMEDSPSKPSVAELAGRFKGHILPMPTSNDELPFRRRPPCSLKLQNQKDDNEESDKTVVSPSPIKIKMKNSPIIEKLQANLALSPTALLPSPKSPEVKLQQAPLSPTTPSSPLSPTLRPSHPSSEEEDPVSFNNPPEGAPLPSINKTRARLSFKRRPPSRQHRRSAGEDGRAFALSPCELHSPKENGDKDQVFDSSPEEAEYGQAVGLKEAEEKDGDCEKTEDELAKSDPETRGDPEEEQEAEQARSLETLEEEQQSCSAEQIEGDVKTDEGQEEMAQEEHEGGKEL from the exons ATGCGCGTAAAAGTTGTGCGCTCCTCCCTCTCGTCCATGAGGCTG TTTGGCTCCAGATATAAACACGGTGCTGCTCTCCGTCCGTCCCGAAGCTCCTCAGTCTTCTCACAACCAGCACCAGGCACTTCGCTGCAGGAGGCCGAAACAGAACAGGAGGAGGGGACGATCTCTGGCGCATTCCCCAGGATGGAG GATTCTCCATCCAAGCCATCTGTGGCTGAGCTGGCTGGAAGGTTCAAAGGTCATATTCTACCAATGCCCACCTCGAATGACGAg CTTCCATTTCGAAGAAGACCTCCATGTTCCTTAAAGTTGCAAAATCAAAAAGATGATAACGAAGAATCAGAC AAAACCGttgtctctccatctcccatTAAAATCAAGATGAAGAACTCCCCCATCATTGAGAAACTGCAG GCCAATCTTGCTCTGTCACCCACTGCTCTGTTGCCTTCACCCAAGAGTCCTGAGGTGAAGCTCCAACAGGCACCGCTGTCCCCCACCACACCCTCCAGTCCGCTGAGCCCCACCCTGCGGCCCTCACATCCGTCCAGCGAAGAGGAGGATCCCGTCAGCTTCAACAACCCGCCTGAAGGCGCCCCACTGCCAAGCATCAACaag ACTCGTGCACGGCTATCGTTCAAGAGACGCCCGCCCTCGAGACAGCACAGAAGGTCAGCTGGAGAGGACGGGAGGGCCTTTGCTCTGTCCCCATGTGAACTGCACAGCCCAAAAGAAAATGGGGACAAAGACCAGGTGTTCGACAGCTCACCAGAGGAAGCAGAATATGGACAGGCAGTCGGTCTTAAAGAAGCTGAGGAGAAGGACGGGGACTGTGAAAAAACAGAGGATGAGTTAGCAAAGAGTGACCCAGAAACCAGGGGAGAtccagaggaggagcaggaagcaGAGCAAGCCCGGAGTTTGGAGACTTTGGAAGAAGAGCAGCAGTCCTGCTCTGCTGAGCAGATAGAGGGCGATGTTAAGACAGATGAGGGGCAGGAGGAGATGGCTCAGGAGGAACACGAAGGAGGAAAGGAGCTGTGA